In Streptomyces chartreusis NRRL 3882, the following are encoded in one genomic region:
- a CDS encoding MBL fold metallo-hydrolase yields the protein MTTPASWTVGDITVHRIDEIPLPPATGAWLLPDATPDVVAGQDWLRPHFADDEGVLRADSHSFAFTVGGLRVLVDTGIGNGKERTNPAWHDLDTDYLQRLTDAGYPPDSVDLVILTHLHADHVGWNTREVNGEWVPTFPNARYLTSRTEREFWTGYDMDEARRQMFRDSVVPVEEAGLLDLLDVPAEGLEVAPGLRLVPTPGHTPGHVAVELTSRGRTALITGDCVHHPVQLAHPGIGACVDIDPGRSEASRRELLGTLAGTDTLLLGTHFAPPTAGRVVTHEGAYRLSPVPADSR from the coding sequence GTGACCACACCCGCTTCCTGGACCGTGGGCGACATCACCGTCCACCGCATCGACGAAATTCCTCTGCCACCTGCCACCGGAGCGTGGCTGCTGCCCGACGCCACGCCCGACGTCGTCGCCGGCCAGGACTGGCTGCGCCCCCACTTCGCCGACGACGAAGGCGTCCTGCGCGCCGACAGCCACAGCTTCGCCTTCACTGTCGGCGGGCTGCGGGTCCTGGTGGACACCGGCATCGGCAACGGCAAGGAGCGGACCAATCCCGCCTGGCACGACCTCGACACCGACTACCTCCAGCGCCTCACCGACGCCGGGTACCCCCCGGACTCCGTCGACCTGGTGATCCTCACCCACCTGCACGCCGACCACGTCGGCTGGAACACCCGGGAGGTGAACGGCGAGTGGGTGCCCACCTTCCCGAACGCCCGCTACCTGACCTCCCGCACCGAGCGGGAGTTCTGGACCGGGTACGACATGGACGAGGCGCGCCGGCAGATGTTCCGTGACTCCGTGGTCCCGGTGGAGGAGGCGGGGCTGCTCGACCTCCTCGACGTCCCCGCCGAGGGCCTCGAAGTCGCCCCGGGGCTGCGCCTGGTCCCGACACCCGGACACACCCCCGGCCATGTCGCCGTAGAACTGACCAGCCGCGGACGGACGGCACTGATCACCGGCGACTGCGTCCACCACCCCGTCCAGCTCGCCCACCCGGGCATCGGCGCCTGTGTCGACATCGACCCCGGACGGTCCGAGGCCTCGCGCCGCGAGCTGCTCGGCACGCTCGCCGGGACGGACACCCTGCTCCTGGGCACCCACTTCGCACCGCCCACCGCCGGCCGCGTCGTCACCCACGAGGGCGCCTACCGGCTCTCTCCGGTCCCCGCCGACTCCCGCTGA
- a CDS encoding Asp-tRNA(Asn)/Glu-tRNA(Gln) amidotransferase GatCAB subunit A yields MQPYELTLSAAADAIRAHQLSPVELADSVLERIEQVEPTLRAYVTVDAERTLQAARRAEKDIAAGRRRGPLHGIPMGLKDLIDVAGTTTSASSRVRSDHRARTDSTVAARLSAAGAVLVGKTHTHEFAYGLTTPQTHNAWDPGRIAGGSSGGSAVAVAAGTATFALGTDTGGSIRVPAALNGVVGLKPTYGLVPRHGVTSLSWSLDHVGPITRTAEDAALVLAALAGHDPRDPASLTAPPASYRPGPGTDLTGLRIGVPRTYYFDHVDAEVEAAVRSVIDRLQALGAGLVDVGIPMTRYIKATQWGLMVPEATAYHERSLRTVPELYQDDIRLLLEAGELMPAGDYLRAQRSRALMREEWARMLREVDLIAAPAVPMTAVAAGQETVTWADGTVEGVSDAYVRLSAPANITGVPSLSVPVGHDTAGLPIGMQLLGPPLGESLLLRVGHAYEQTRPVRDLAPAA; encoded by the coding sequence ATGCAGCCGTATGAACTGACGCTCTCGGCCGCCGCCGACGCGATCCGGGCACATCAGCTGTCCCCGGTCGAGCTGGCCGACTCCGTACTGGAGCGCATCGAGCAGGTGGAGCCGACCCTCCGGGCCTACGTCACCGTCGACGCCGAGCGCACGCTCCAGGCCGCGCGCCGAGCCGAGAAGGACATCGCGGCCGGTCGCCGTCGCGGTCCGCTGCACGGCATACCGATGGGCCTGAAGGATTTGATCGATGTCGCCGGTACGACCACGTCCGCCAGTTCCCGGGTAAGGTCCGACCACCGCGCGCGGACCGACAGCACCGTCGCGGCACGCCTGTCGGCGGCAGGAGCGGTCCTGGTCGGCAAGACCCACACCCACGAGTTCGCCTACGGGCTGACCACCCCGCAGACCCACAACGCCTGGGACCCCGGCCGGATCGCCGGCGGCTCCAGCGGCGGATCAGCCGTCGCCGTCGCCGCAGGCACCGCCACCTTCGCCCTGGGCACCGACACCGGCGGATCCATCCGAGTGCCCGCCGCGCTGAACGGGGTCGTCGGCCTCAAGCCGACCTATGGCCTCGTCCCGCGCCACGGCGTCACGTCCCTGTCCTGGTCACTGGACCACGTCGGCCCGATCACCCGCACCGCCGAGGACGCGGCCCTGGTGCTCGCGGCCCTGGCCGGCCACGATCCCCGCGACCCGGCATCCCTGACCGCACCCCCGGCGTCCTACCGCCCGGGCCCCGGCACGGATCTGACCGGACTGCGGATCGGTGTGCCGCGCACCTATTACTTCGACCACGTCGACGCGGAGGTGGAAGCCGCCGTCCGAAGCGTGATCGACCGGCTCCAGGCGCTCGGTGCCGGCCTCGTCGACGTCGGGATCCCCATGACCCGCTACATCAAGGCCACCCAGTGGGGCCTGATGGTGCCCGAGGCCACCGCCTACCACGAGAGAAGCCTGCGCACGGTCCCGGAGCTCTACCAGGACGACATCCGGCTCCTCCTGGAAGCCGGTGAACTGATGCCCGCCGGGGACTACCTGCGCGCGCAACGCTCCCGCGCCCTCATGCGGGAGGAATGGGCGCGCATGCTGCGGGAGGTCGACCTGATCGCCGCCCCCGCCGTGCCGATGACCGCCGTCGCGGCCGGTCAGGAGACGGTCACCTGGGCCGACGGCACCGTCGAGGGCGTCTCCGACGCCTATGTGCGGCTTTCGGCCCCGGCCAACATCACCGGCGTGCCGTCCCTGTCCGTACCGGTCGGTCACGACACGGCGGGGCTGCCGATCGGCATGCAGCTCCTCGGGCCGCCGCTCGGGGAGAGCCTGCTGCTGCGGGTCGGGCACGCCTACGAACAGACCCGGCCCGTCCGCGATCTCGCCCCCGCGGCCTGA
- a CDS encoding TetR/AcrR family transcriptional regulator: MVRPGGRSARVQAAVHAAVRELASEVGRDALTVPMVAQRAGVTPSTIYRRWGDMQVLLSDVAVERLRPDTAPGDHGALSSDLTAWAEQFLDEMASPTGRAYIRDALLGDPDGGNAGQCSAYAAEQIDVIVRRASERGEPAPGVDTVIDRVVAPMMYRILFRPDGLDVAYAHRLVAGLLSPNSPAEQPSTPGR; this comes from the coding sequence ATGGTGCGCCCCGGCGGGCGCAGCGCCCGGGTCCAGGCAGCGGTGCACGCCGCCGTGCGCGAACTCGCCTCGGAGGTCGGCCGGGACGCCCTGACCGTGCCGATGGTCGCCCAGCGCGCGGGCGTGACGCCGTCGACGATCTACCGTCGCTGGGGAGACATGCAGGTGCTGCTGTCGGACGTGGCGGTCGAGCGGCTGCGGCCCGACACCGCACCCGGGGACCACGGCGCCCTGTCGTCCGACCTGACCGCCTGGGCGGAGCAGTTCCTCGACGAGATGGCCTCGCCCACCGGCCGCGCCTACATCCGCGACGCCCTGCTCGGCGACCCGGACGGCGGCAACGCCGGCCAGTGCTCCGCCTACGCCGCCGAGCAGATCGACGTCATCGTCCGTCGCGCGTCCGAGCGGGGGGAGCCGGCACCCGGCGTCGACACGGTCATCGACCGGGTCGTCGCGCCCATGATGTACCGCATCCTGTTCCGCCCGGACGGCCTCGACGTCGCCTACGCCCACCGGCTCGTGGCAGGACTCCTCAGCCCGAACAGTCCGGCCGAGCAGCCGAGCACACCTGGTCGGTGA
- a CDS encoding GNAT family N-acetyltransferase, producing MTELHIRAATPEDLDTVLAFWKVAAEGTSISDDSGGVERLVARDPEALILAERGGELAGTVIAGFDGWRCHLYRLAVHPDHRRQGIASALLAAAEERFVRLGGRRADAMVLTRNETAHQAWGAAGYGPEEQWRRWVKPLTDQVCSAARPDCSG from the coding sequence ATGACCGAGCTGCACATCCGGGCCGCGACGCCCGAGGACCTCGACACCGTGCTGGCCTTCTGGAAGGTGGCCGCCGAGGGCACGAGCATCAGTGACGACAGCGGTGGCGTGGAGCGGCTCGTCGCGCGCGACCCCGAGGCCCTGATCCTCGCGGAGCGCGGCGGCGAGTTGGCAGGCACTGTGATCGCGGGGTTCGACGGCTGGCGCTGCCACCTCTACCGGCTGGCCGTGCATCCGGACCACCGCCGCCAGGGCATCGCCTCCGCGCTGCTCGCCGCGGCCGAGGAGCGGTTCGTACGGCTCGGCGGGCGGCGCGCGGACGCGATGGTCCTCACGCGCAACGAGACCGCGCATCAGGCATGGGGTGCCGCCGGGTACGGACCGGAGGAGCAGTGGCGGCGCTGGGTGAAGCCGCTCACCGACCAGGTGTGCTCGGCTGCTCGGCCGGACTGTTCGGGCTGA
- a CDS encoding LLM class F420-dependent oxidoreductase encodes MSRPFRFGVNLLEPASAEEWRAKCRRAEELGYDVILVPDHLGMPAPFPALVAAAEATERPRLGTFTLNAGFWNPTLLAREVATTDALTGGRLELGLGTGYVRAEHETAGLPFGSPGERVDHLRRTVEELKRLLGSDEHQPRAAQRPRVPLLIGGNGDRMLRLSAEHADIAAFTGARTAQGSTTGQLTPITADELDERVARYLKFVEDHREEPPELNLLLQMVIGTEDREAAVQPFLELVPDMTVDQVLELPISLIGTLDELTEQVLARRERYGFTYLTVLEPYMEAFAPVMERVRGA; translated from the coding sequence ATGTCGCGTCCGTTCCGCTTCGGGGTCAACCTGCTCGAACCGGCGTCGGCCGAGGAGTGGCGCGCCAAGTGCCGCCGGGCCGAGGAGCTCGGGTACGACGTGATCCTCGTCCCCGACCATCTGGGCATGCCGGCGCCCTTCCCGGCGCTGGTGGCGGCGGCCGAGGCCACCGAGCGGCCGAGGCTCGGCACCTTCACGCTCAACGCGGGCTTCTGGAACCCGACACTGCTGGCCCGCGAGGTGGCCACGACGGACGCGCTGACGGGCGGCCGGCTGGAGCTCGGGCTGGGCACCGGCTACGTACGGGCGGAGCACGAGACGGCCGGACTGCCCTTCGGCTCGCCGGGCGAGCGGGTGGACCATCTGCGGCGCACGGTCGAGGAGCTGAAGCGGCTGCTGGGCTCGGACGAGCACCAGCCGCGGGCGGCGCAGCGGCCGCGGGTGCCGCTGCTGATCGGCGGGAACGGCGACCGGATGCTGCGGCTGAGCGCCGAGCACGCCGACATCGCGGCGTTCACCGGGGCGCGCACGGCACAGGGCAGCACCACCGGGCAGTTGACGCCGATCACCGCGGACGAGCTCGACGAACGCGTGGCGCGCTACCTGAAGTTCGTGGAGGACCACCGCGAGGAGCCGCCCGAGCTGAACCTGCTCCTCCAGATGGTGATCGGCACCGAGGACCGCGAGGCCGCGGTTCAGCCGTTCCTCGAACTGGTCCCGGACATGACGGTGGATCAGGTGCTGGAGCTCCCGATCTCCCTGATCGGCACCCTGGACGAACTCACCGAGCAGGTCCTGGCCCGGCGCGAGCGCTACGGCTTCACGTATCTGACGGTGCTGGAGCCCTACATGGAGGCGTTCGCGCCGGTCATGGAGCGGGTGCGTGGGGCCTGA